A genomic window from Halomonas sp. LR3S48 includes:
- a CDS encoding phosphoribosylanthranilate isomerase, whose translation MTPSKPMRTRIKFCGLTRERDVADAVAAGADALGFVLWPGSRRHVDADRLAALSAGVPAFVTRVGLFVDASPELVQKASRYLDLLQFHGDETPSFCAQFDRPWIKALRMRDDLDLHAAAAAYAGAQALLLDAYRPGVPGGTGETFDWSRIPASLEKPVILAGGLSAENVAGAIERVRPFAVDVSGGVEAEPGCKDPRLLLAFAAAVAQADRRRLS comes from the coding sequence ATGACACCGTCGAAGCCAATGCGTACCCGCATCAAGTTCTGCGGCCTGACCCGTGAGCGGGACGTGGCCGACGCCGTGGCGGCGGGAGCCGATGCGCTCGGCTTCGTGCTCTGGCCCGGCAGCCGGCGCCACGTCGACGCGGATCGTCTTGCAGCGCTGAGTGCCGGCGTGCCGGCCTTCGTCACCCGGGTGGGCCTGTTCGTCGATGCTTCGCCAGAGCTCGTCCAGAAGGCCAGCCGTTACCTCGACCTGCTGCAATTCCATGGCGACGAGACGCCGTCTTTCTGCGCTCAGTTCGACCGACCATGGATCAAGGCACTACGTATGCGCGACGACCTCGACCTGCACGCTGCGGCAGCGGCCTACGCTGGTGCCCAGGCGTTGCTGCTGGACGCCTACCGCCCGGGGGTTCCGGGTGGCACCGGGGAGACTTTCGACTGGTCGCGAATCCCCGCAAGTCTGGAAAAACCTGTTATCCTCGCGGGTGGGCTGAGCGCGGAGAATGTGGCCGGCGCCATCGAGCGTGTGCGCCCCTTTGCGGTGGACGTTTCCGGCGGTGTGGAAGCCGAACCCGGTTGCAAGGATCCCCGCCTGCTGTTGGCTTTCGCCGCGGCGGTGGCCCAGGCCGATCGCAGGCGCCTGAGCTGA